From Pusillibacter faecalis, one genomic window encodes:
- a CDS encoding aldehyde dehydrogenase codes for MDAKAIDQLLESQRQYFLSGATLPVEFRIAMLQRLRETVRRREPDISKALTADLGKSGYEGYMCEIGLVLSELGYLIRHTRRFAKRRHVPTPLAQFAASSYLSPSPYGNVLIMSPWNYPLLLTLDPLADAIAAGNTAIVKPSAYSPATSQVIDELLTECFPPEYVTVVTGGRAENAALLEKKYDLIFFTGSQSVGREVLRRAAEHLTPTVLELGGKSPCIVDCTANLRLAAKRIVFGKYLNCGQTCVAPDYILCEASIKDALVAELQTQIRLQYGDPPLSNPDYGHIVNEKHFDRLCGLLDQSKIVHGGEICRETLQIAPTVMDAVTWEDPVMQEEIFGPILPVLTVDSFEDIYPLLAVRPKPLALYLFSENRARIRAVMERCAYGGGCVNDTIIHLATSEMGFGGVGESGMGAYHGRAGFEAFSHRKSMVDKKTWMDLPMRYQPYNRGRYEKLLRLFLR; via the coding sequence ATGGACGCCAAAGCCATTGACCAGCTCCTTGAGAGCCAGCGCCAGTACTTTTTAAGCGGGGCAACTCTCCCGGTGGAGTTCCGGATTGCCATGCTCCAGCGGCTGCGGGAGACTGTCCGCCGTCGGGAGCCCGATATCAGCAAGGCCCTGACCGCAGACCTCGGCAAGAGCGGCTACGAGGGTTACATGTGCGAAATCGGGCTGGTGCTGAGCGAGCTCGGCTACCTCATCCGTCACACCCGGCGCTTTGCCAAGCGGCGGCATGTCCCCACGCCCTTGGCCCAGTTCGCCGCGTCCAGCTATCTCTCGCCCTCCCCTTATGGGAACGTGTTGATTATGAGCCCCTGGAACTACCCCCTTCTTTTGACCTTGGACCCACTGGCGGACGCTATCGCCGCGGGCAACACGGCCATCGTCAAGCCCAGCGCCTATTCTCCCGCCACAAGCCAAGTCATTGACGAGCTGCTCACAGAGTGCTTTCCCCCGGAGTATGTGACGGTGGTCACTGGCGGGCGGGCGGAGAACGCCGCGCTCCTGGAAAAAAAGTATGACCTCATCTTTTTCACCGGCAGTCAGAGCGTGGGGCGGGAGGTGCTGCGCCGCGCGGCGGAACATCTGACCCCCACTGTGCTGGAGCTGGGTGGCAAGAGTCCCTGCATCGTGGACTGCACCGCGAACCTCCGCCTGGCCGCGAAGCGGATTGTTTTTGGAAAATATCTCAACTGCGGCCAGACTTGCGTGGCGCCGGACTATATTCTCTGTGAGGCGTCCATAAAAGACGCCCTGGTAGCTGAGCTGCAAACCCAGATTCGCCTTCAGTACGGGGACCCTCCTCTTTCAAATCCCGACTATGGGCATATCGTCAACGAAAAACACTTTGACCGGCTGTGCGGCCTGCTGGATCAGTCCAAAATTGTCCACGGTGGAGAGATTTGCCGGGAGACGTTACAAATCGCCCCCACGGTGATGGACGCCGTCACCTGGGAGGACCCGGTGATGCAGGAGGAGATCTTCGGGCCAATCTTGCCGGTCCTGACCGTCGATTCCTTCGAGGATATCTATCCCCTGCTGGCTGTCCGGCCAAAACCTCTGGCGCTGTATCTCTTCTCTGAGAACCGCGCCCGCATCCGCGCCGTCATGGAGCGCTGCGCCTATGGCGGCGGATGCGTCAACGACACCATCATCCATCTGGCCACCAGCGAGATGGGCTTTGGCGGCGTGGGGGAGAGCGGCATGGGGGCCTACCACGGCCGGGCGGGCTTCGAGGCCTTCTCCCACCGCAAAAGCATGGTGGACAAAAAGACCTGGATGGACCTGCCCATGCGCTACCAGCCCTACAACCGGGGGCGGTACGAGAAGCTGCTGCGGCTGTTTCTGCGGTGA
- a CDS encoding linear amide C-N hydrolase: MESTKTRRPLRRLLLGITALLIGLALVLSIAVYAIWHHELSTLMSLEQIRTRDDTHLDGSVYKMEVSGGFYLEEFLEQGGVQSDSELIAFITSHITKGLLDMGISAPEIACSSFTAQTPEGDRLFGRNYDFSKTNTCLVFTEGGGDRHATISTTDLQFLGIGVDADLEGLMDKITCLAAPYTPLDGMNDAGVSCGIYMSYQGAEAVATDQNTDRPDLTSTTLLRLILDYADNVEEAVEIAASYDLHDSAMTSYHYMVADASGRSAILEWVNGTDATDNDGSARELVVTYNDSDDYIGQAEAAADYQWITNFIIQPGYYGEAEHRSGYDRYEKLCEELSKTDGVVADEQAAMDILASVGRRSWNNDDANSCTVHSVVYNLTDRTAFWVPNEHYDDKAAWFTFQLPAES, encoded by the coding sequence ATGGAATCCACCAAAACCAGACGCCCTCTGCGGCGTCTCCTTTTGGGCATCACGGCCCTTCTGATCGGTCTTGCTCTGGTTCTGAGCATCGCCGTATATGCCATCTGGCACCATGAGCTTTCTACCCTTATGAGTCTAGAGCAGATTCGTACCCGGGATGACACCCACCTGGACGGGTCCGTCTACAAGATGGAGGTCAGCGGCGGGTTCTATCTGGAGGAATTTTTAGAGCAGGGCGGCGTCCAAAGTGACAGCGAGCTGATCGCCTTTATTACCTCCCACATCACCAAAGGGCTCTTGGACATGGGCATCAGCGCTCCGGAGATTGCCTGTTCCTCCTTCACCGCGCAAACCCCGGAGGGGGATCGGCTCTTTGGCCGGAACTACGACTTCTCCAAGACCAATACCTGCTTGGTCTTTACTGAAGGCGGCGGAGACCGCCACGCCACCATCTCCACCACGGACCTGCAGTTCCTGGGCATTGGCGTGGACGCGGACCTTGAGGGCCTGATGGACAAAATCACCTGTCTCGCCGCGCCCTACACGCCTTTGGATGGTATGAATGATGCCGGTGTGAGCTGCGGCATCTACATGTCCTATCAGGGGGCGGAGGCCGTGGCCACAGATCAGAACACCGACCGGCCCGACCTGACCTCTACCACGCTGCTGCGCTTGATTCTGGACTACGCTGACAACGTGGAGGAGGCGGTGGAGATCGCCGCCTCCTATGACCTCCATGATTCGGCCATGACCTCCTATCACTACATGGTAGCGGATGCCAGCGGCCGCAGCGCCATTCTTGAGTGGGTGAACGGGACGGACGCCACTGACAATGACGGCTCCGCCCGGGAGCTGGTGGTCACTTACAACGATAGCGACGACTACATCGGGCAGGCCGAGGCGGCGGCGGACTATCAATGGATCACAAACTTTATCATCCAGCCCGGATACTACGGCGAGGCTGAGCACCGTTCTGGCTACGACCGTTACGAAAAACTCTGTGAAGAGCTTTCCAAAACGGACGGCGTGGTGGCCGACGAGCAGGCCGCCATGGACATTCTCGCCAGTGTGGGCAGGCGCTCCTGGAATAACGACGACGCCAACAGCTGCACAGTGCACAGCGTTGTTTATAACTTGACGGACCGGACGGCTTTCTGGGTGCCCAACGAGCACTATGACGACAAGGCGGCCTGGTTCACCTTTCAGCTGCCGGCAGAATCCTGA
- a CDS encoding TetR/AcrR family transcriptional regulator: MDLISDEMSRRIIAAAEQIARTSGAESVTVRSILRALGISNRVFYNRFHNAAEVLDIVYANTVLKIRESLVAKFDPEQDFFQQVLDIVENTLVMSYECKRQFSQYVFESDSVSHDNYAWWTEEIKRLIEFGKARGYLRDVDSDIMSYSIWCFIRGFNADALGRKLPVAQAAAAFKYSFGILLDGLRPVPDAP; the protein is encoded by the coding sequence ATGGATCTCATTTCCGACGAGATGTCTCGGAGAATCATCGCGGCTGCAGAGCAGATTGCCCGCACATCGGGCGCGGAGAGCGTCACGGTACGGAGCATCCTGCGGGCGCTGGGAATCAGCAACCGGGTCTTTTACAACCGCTTCCACAACGCCGCCGAAGTGCTGGACATTGTGTACGCCAACACCGTCCTGAAAATCCGGGAGAGCCTTGTTGCGAAGTTCGATCCGGAGCAGGACTTCTTCCAGCAGGTATTGGACATCGTGGAGAACACGCTGGTCATGTCCTACGAATGCAAACGGCAGTTCAGCCAGTACGTCTTTGAGAGCGACTCTGTCTCCCACGACAACTATGCCTGGTGGACAGAGGAGATCAAGCGTCTCATTGAATTTGGTAAGGCCCGGGGCTATCTTCGGGACGTGGATTCGGACATCATGAGCTACTCCATCTGGTGCTTCATCCGCGGCTTCAACGCTGATGCGCTGGGCCGGAAGCTGCCGGTGGCGCAAGCCGCGGCGGCCTTCAAATATAGCTTCGGTATTTTGCTGGATGGGCTGCGGCCTGTCCCCGATGCTCCGTGA
- a CDS encoding iron-containing alcohol dehydrogenase has translation MNPFHQLYCRIFQSVLRLAIPFLPYRDPKILRTVAEVPAELRQNGVDHVLLITDGPLYALGMTEPLERHLAEQNIRCTVYSRTVSNPTIQNVEEARALYLKESCGALIGFGGGSAIDCAKAVGARIARPKTPIRSMKGILRVLRRIPLLIAVPTTAGTGSEVTLASVITDSESGHKFPINDFPLIPRVAVLDVENTRSLPPAMTATTGMDALTHAVEAYIGRSTTASTRADALEAVRLIFENLENAYEHGNNIQAREHMLTAAFLAGRSFSKSYVGYVHAVAHSLGGRYNIPHGLANAVLLPIVLEVYGPCIYRKLHDLAVAAGVCSPADSLAAGAIKFIEAIRQMNQRMNIPQTLEGIREEDIPHLAQYAAKEANPLYPVPRLLDAEALEVFYYKAADRRKLWTPKPLTSSLRASASTF, from the coding sequence ATGAATCCTTTCCATCAACTCTATTGCCGCATCTTTCAGTCAGTGCTGCGGCTGGCGATCCCCTTTCTTCCTTACCGGGACCCTAAAATTCTGCGGACCGTGGCGGAGGTGCCGGCAGAGCTGCGGCAAAACGGCGTGGACCACGTACTGCTGATCACCGACGGTCCCCTCTATGCTCTGGGTATGACCGAGCCATTGGAGCGGCACCTGGCGGAACAAAACATCCGATGCACAGTTTACAGCAGGACCGTCTCCAATCCCACCATTCAGAATGTGGAGGAGGCCCGCGCGCTCTATTTGAAGGAGAGCTGCGGCGCCCTGATCGGCTTTGGCGGCGGCTCCGCCATTGACTGCGCCAAAGCGGTAGGCGCGCGGATCGCGCGACCGAAAACACCCATCCGCAGTATGAAAGGGATTCTGCGGGTGCTGCGGCGCATCCCGCTGCTGATCGCGGTCCCCACCACGGCGGGCACCGGCAGTGAGGTCACGCTGGCCTCCGTCATCACGGACAGTGAGAGCGGCCACAAGTTTCCCATCAACGACTTTCCCCTGATCCCCAGGGTGGCGGTGCTGGACGTGGAGAACACCCGGAGCCTGCCTCCCGCCATGACTGCCACAACCGGCATGGATGCCCTGACCCACGCGGTGGAGGCCTACATCGGCCGCTCTACCACGGCCTCCACCCGAGCCGATGCGCTGGAGGCCGTCCGGCTGATCTTTGAAAACCTGGAGAACGCCTATGAACATGGGAATAACATCCAAGCCCGGGAGCACATGCTGACGGCGGCATTTCTGGCGGGGCGATCCTTTTCCAAGTCCTATGTGGGCTATGTCCACGCGGTGGCCCACTCGCTGGGCGGGCGGTACAACATTCCCCACGGCCTTGCCAACGCCGTGCTGCTGCCCATCGTCTTGGAGGTCTACGGCCCCTGCATCTACCGCAAGCTCCATGATCTGGCGGTGGCGGCAGGCGTCTGCTCTCCGGCTGACTCCCTCGCCGCAGGTGCTATAAAATTCATTGAGGCCATCCGACAGATGAACCAGCGCATGAACATTCCCCAGACGCTGGAGGGCATCCGGGAGGAGGATATCCCCCATCTGGCCCAATACGCCGCAAAGGAAGCCAACCCCCTCTATCCCGTGCCCAGGCTTCTGGACGCGGAAGCTCTGGAGGTCTTCTACTATAAAGCTGCAGATCGGAGGAAGCTATGGACGCCAAAGCCATTGACCAGCTCCTTGAGAGCCAGCGCCAGTACTTTTTAA
- a CDS encoding LTA synthase family protein translates to MRRFQKFSLPLWGSLTAAVLLAGGITLLALWCQPNALRSVLSVFRAQPLLIVLNALPVGLVLLAFACLFRNVFFGAAITNFLVCALSIANRIKIEVRDEPVFPRDFALLKEVGQAMNSYTISYPVAAIAVVVGITALLVTLGVFIGGQPFPLARLRGWLGRLLGCAASIAVLAGLIVTVYASNDLYNSFRVSNAYYIPSVFNELGFPYCFCHQFTTYPVDRPEGFSRSEAEAWESAPSTAGQGKDVHVVMVMNEAFSDLTDSPAFDYGEEDDPLSNLHALEADPHALSGHLVVPGFAGGTANTEFDVLTGIQTNALSASTTSSFRVVNRNLESLFRVFDADGYATSFFHPGDDWFYNRENVYRWLGAERTLFADEMEAVEYKGRWVTDDYMSDLITNELDSAVSAGELLFHYTTTIQNHMSYTADKYGEGYEFPPVPLTISVSDEVETMLRVYAEGVRDADAMLGRLVDTFSAQEEPVVLVYFGDHLPYLGDNQLGYQALGLTQEADWDALRSYETPYVIWANDAAAETLDWDAAVEALDLPETISASFLGAAVLELTGRGEETPWFAFLNALRRVSPVVQKQTCVLADGSTVSPLDAGAVPDALEDSLRQWRCWSYYKLRYQEIPE, encoded by the coding sequence GACGTTTTCAAAAATTCTCCCTTCCGCTGTGGGGCTCGTTAACGGCGGCGGTTTTGCTGGCGGGGGGCATCACGCTGCTGGCGCTGTGGTGCCAGCCCAACGCTCTGCGCTCTGTGCTCTCCGTCTTCCGGGCCCAGCCGCTGCTGATTGTGCTCAACGCCCTGCCGGTGGGCCTTGTACTGCTGGCTTTTGCTTGTTTATTCCGAAATGTGTTCTTCGGCGCGGCAATCACGAATTTTCTCGTGTGCGCCCTGTCCATCGCCAACCGGATCAAGATCGAGGTTCGGGACGAGCCGGTTTTTCCCCGGGACTTTGCTCTTCTCAAAGAGGTGGGGCAGGCCATGAACAGCTACACCATCTCCTACCCAGTGGCGGCCATCGCGGTAGTGGTGGGCATCACGGCGCTGCTGGTGACTCTGGGCGTTTTCATCGGCGGACAGCCCTTCCCCCTGGCGCGGCTGCGGGGCTGGCTGGGGCGGCTTCTGGGATGCGCCGCCAGTATCGCAGTGTTGGCGGGGCTGATTGTCACGGTCTACGCCTCCAACGATCTCTACAATTCCTTCCGGGTGTCCAACGCCTACTATATCCCCTCCGTGTTCAATGAGCTGGGCTTTCCCTACTGCTTCTGCCACCAGTTTACCACCTATCCCGTAGACAGGCCGGAGGGCTTTTCCCGCTCGGAGGCGGAGGCCTGGGAGAGCGCCCCCTCCACAGCCGGCCAGGGCAAGGACGTCCATGTGGTCATGGTGATGAACGAGGCCTTCTCCGACCTCACCGACTCCCCGGCGTTTGACTATGGGGAAGAGGACGACCCTCTTTCAAACCTCCATGCGCTGGAGGCAGACCCCCACGCCCTCTCCGGGCATCTGGTGGTTCCCGGATTTGCCGGCGGCACCGCCAACACGGAGTTCGACGTGCTCACCGGCATACAGACCAATGCTCTCTCCGCGTCCACCACCTCTTCTTTCCGGGTGGTGAACCGGAATCTGGAGAGCCTGTTCCGGGTCTTTGACGCTGACGGCTACGCCACCTCTTTTTTCCACCCCGGCGACGACTGGTTTTACAACCGGGAGAATGTCTACCGCTGGCTGGGCGCGGAGCGCACCCTCTTTGCCGATGAGATGGAGGCCGTCGAATACAAGGGCCGCTGGGTCACGGATGACTACATGTCGGACCTCATCACCAATGAACTGGATTCGGCCGTCTCCGCCGGGGAGCTGCTGTTCCACTACACCACCACCATCCAGAACCACATGTCCTATACCGCCGACAAATACGGCGAGGGTTATGAATTCCCGCCGGTGCCCCTGACGATCTCCGTCTCGGATGAGGTGGAGACCATGCTGCGGGTTTACGCGGAGGGCGTCCGGGACGCCGACGCCATGCTGGGCCGCTTGGTAGATACCTTTTCCGCGCAAGAGGAGCCGGTGGTGCTGGTATACTTCGGAGACCATCTGCCCTATCTGGGGGACAACCAACTAGGTTATCAGGCTCTGGGACTGACCCAGGAGGCAGATTGGGACGCCTTGCGCTCCTATGAGACCCCCTATGTGATTTGGGCCAACGATGCGGCGGCAGAAACCCTGGACTGGGATGCGGCGGTGGAAGCCCTGGACCTGCCGGAGACGATCTCTGCCAGCTTCCTCGGCGCGGCGGTGCTGGAACTGACGGGCCGCGGGGAGGAGACGCCTTGGTTTGCCTTCTTGAATGCGCTGCGCCGCGTATCGCCGGTGGTGCAGAAACAGACCTGTGTGCTCGCTGACGGCAGCACAGTTTCTCCCCTGGACGCTGGTGCTGTGCCCGACGCGCTGGAGGATTCTCTGCGTCAGTGGCGGTGCTGGAGCTACTATAAGCTGCGTTATCAGGAGATTCCCGAATGA